GTATCGATCGTTGGAAAGCGAAGTGGGATTGCGGCAATGGCCGAAGCCCTGAAGCCTGGCGGGGAACTTCACATCGCCGATTACGCGGCGCAAACATCGCCACTGATGCGGTCGCTGTTCCGGCTGACTGTGCAGCGCCTCGACGGCCTCGCCGACACCCAGCCCAACGCCGATGGCGCTATCGAGGCCATTCTGGCCGACTTGGCGCGCGCGCCGGTGGTCCCCCGGCGGGTGATTTCGACCCCCACCGGCGCGATCAGCCTGTTCCACTTCAAGGCACCCAAAAGCATATAACGCGAACCATTTGCAGAAATGCTTGCTTCTACAGTTACTGGAGGTTGTAGAAGCGGCGAATGGTAGACTCGGATGAAGCAGGCGGCTGCGGCTGCACCGGAGACAGCGCGCGGGCGGAAAAGGATCCGGCCTACCGGCGTGCGCTGTGGATCGTCGTGCTCCTCAATCTCGGTTTCGGCGCCTGCGAGATCGTCGGCGGGTTCATTGCCGACAGCCAAGCGCTCAAGGCCGACGCGCTCGACTTCATGGGCGACGGGACGATCACGTTAGTCGGCCTGATTGCGCTCGGCTGGACTGCGGCGGCGCGCGCACGGATTGCGCTCGTTCAGGGAATATTCCTCCTCACGTTGGGTCTCGGCGTGATCGCTGTGGCGCTCTGGCGCGCCTTGACTGCTGTCGCGCCCGAAGCCGACTTGATGGGCGGCATCGGCGTCGCTGCGCTTGTCGTCAATGTCGCATCGGCCTTCGTCTTGTCGCGCTTCCGTGAAGGGGACGCAAATGTGCGCGCGGTCTGGCTGTTCAGCCGCAACGATGCGCTCGCCAATGTTGCCGTGATCGTCGCGGCAGCGCTCGTCGCCTGGACAGGGAGCGCCTGGCCCGATCTGACGGTTGCCGCCGTGATCGCGGCCCTCTTCCTCCACTCCGCCTATGAAATCCTCCGCGGCGCGCGTACCGAGCTGCGCGAGTTGACGCAGACGGCTTGATCTTTGGAGTTCACTGCGTGGTCCTGCTTTTCCGTCTTCGCCTGTTCACTCTTCTTCTTGTAGCGCTGGGCGGCATCATGCTCTCTCCGGTAGCTGCGCGAGCACAAGGCGGCGAGGTTCAGACCGTTTGGCGGCTTCTCGACTATGTGGCTGTCGACTATGCCGGAGCAGTGTCGGGCGGCCGCGTCACGAGCACGACTGAATATGCCGAGATGACCGAATTCTCGGCGACGATCCGGACCGGCATCGCGGCCCTTCCTTCGAAGCCCGGACGGGCCAGGCTGATCGGCGAGGCACAGGGGCTTGAGGCCGCCATCGCTTCAAAGGCAGCGCCGGAAGTGGTGGCGCAGAAGGCGCGAGCTTTGGCGAGCGATCTGCTGGCCGCCTATCCGGTGCCACTTGCGCCCGCCAAGGCGCCCGATCCTGCACGCGGCAGGGCGCTCTACGCCGAGAATTGCGCGAGCTGCCACGGCGCCAAGGGCGACGGCCGCGGTCCGCAGGCGGTTGGAATGGATCCGCCGCCGATCGCCTTCACCGACGCTGAGCGTGGGCGCAAACGCAGCCTGTTCGCGCTCTATCAGGTGATCGACCAAGGGCTCGACGGCACGGCCATGCAGAGCTTTGCGCATCTGCCATCGGAAGACCGCTGGGCGCTTGCAGCCTATGTCGGTGGTTTCGCGTTCAAGGACGCGGCGGCGGGCGAGCGCATGTGGAAGAGCAACGCCGCCCTGCGCCAGCGCTTCCCCGATCTCCAGGCCTTCACCAGCATGACGCCGGAGGAACTCGGCCGCGCTATAGGGCAGAATAAGGCGGATGCCGTCATCGCCTATCTGCGGGCGAAACCGCAGGAGCTGAGCGCGCCGACGCCCGCATCGCTGGCGGTCGCGCGGGAAAGGCTCGCGCAGAGCCTTGCCGCCTATCGCGCGGGCGACAGGCGCAACGCCGAGCGGCTTGCACTCTCGGCCTATCTCGATGGGTTCGAGCCGGTGGAGCCGATCCTCACTGCCCGCGACGCGACGCTGATGGCGCGCATCGAGGGCGCGATGGGCGAGTTCCGGACCGCGATCGGTCGCGGTGAGCCGGCTGAGGTACTCGCCGACAAGGCCGCCGTGATCGATGGTCTGTTCGCAGACGCAGAGACCGTGCTGTCGCCCGATGCGGCGAGCGACGTCTCGACCTTCATCGGCGCGCTCACCATTTTGCTGCGCGAAGGGCTCGAGGCGCTGCTGATCGTCGTCGCGATGATCGCCTTTCTCCGCAAGGCCGACCGGCCGGAAGTTCTGCCCTTTGTCCATGGCGGATGGATCGCCGCGCTCGTTGCGGGCGGCGCGACCTGGGCGGTTGCGACCTATGCGATCTCGATCAGCGGCGCGAGCCGCGAACTCACCGAAGGGTTCGGTTCACTCTTCGCGGCGGTGGTGCTGGTTTCGGTCGGCATCTGGATGCACGGCAAGTCGCATGCCGAAAGCTGGCAACGCTATATCCGCGAAGCGCTCGGCAAGGCATTGTCGCGCCGCTCGGCCTGGTTCCTGTTCGGACTCGCCTTTCTCGTCGTCTATCGAGAGGCGTTCGAGACGATCCTGTTCTTCGCGGCGCTGGCGGCGCAAGGGCGCGGCAGCGTCATCGCGGCAGGTGCTGCAACCGCGGTCGCGGTGCTCGCCGTGGTTGCCTGGGCAATGCTGCGTTACAGCCGCTCGCTGCCAATCGGGAAGTTCTTCGGCTACAGCTCGGTGCTCATCGCCATCCTAGCAGTGGTGCTCGCCGGCAAGGGTACGGCCGCGCTCCAGGAGGCCGGGCTCATCGATATCACGCCGGTCGCGCATGTGCCGAGGCTCTCGATGCTCGGCATCTTCCCGTCATTGCAACCGCTGCTGCTCCAGCTTCTCGCGCTCGCGATCCTGTGTGTTGGCTTCTGGTATAACGGGCGAAGGCATGCAGCAGGCACGGCCGCGGCTGAGTAGAAGCATCTTGTGATGGCACCGTGTCGCTCAACCAGCGTCCGCAGAAAGCGTCTCGATCAAGGGGCATCCAGCATGCTCGCCCGCATCACACGCTCGCACGACTCCATGAAGAACCTCTTCCATCCGCCGCAGATCGAGGAGCCGTGCGCGCACGCTTGCGAGATGCGCGGCAGCGATACCGCGCGCATTCGCGCATGATACCTCGCCTGCAGCGGCAATCCCGATAAGTGCGCTGATCTCTTCGAGCGTAAAGCCGAGCTCGCGCGCACGGCGGATGAACCGCAGCCGCCTGATATCGGCCGTATCATAGCTGCGATAGCGACCCCGCCGGCTCGCCCTTGGCGTAAGGCCGATCCGCTCATAATAGCGAATCGTCTCGATGTTGCAGCCAGTCTGGCGCGACAGCTCGCCAATTGCGATCGTCTCTCCGATCACGCGCGCCTCCTCCGAAAATAATAGCTTGAGTCTGTAGCTACTACAGACGGTATGACCTCCTCATGGAAGATTCAAGGAGTCGTTGATGCGGAGCGGTTCACGAGGCGGAGCGGGAACAAAGGGAGCAGTCCTGTTGACGCTTGGAGGTGTTACGGCCGCCTTTGGCGTGGCTGCTTGCTGCGCCTTGCCTATCCTGTTGACGACAGCGGGGATTAGTGCCGCCTGGCTCGGCGGAATTTCGATGGCGACGGGTCCTTATCGCGATCTTCTGCTGTGGCTGAGCGCGCTCAGCCTCGCCGGAGGCACGCTCCTGCTCTGGCGGATGCAACGTTCTGCCGACTCTTGTGATTCAGAACGTGCCTGCACCCCGGTGTGGCTGCGCTTGATCCTCTTCATCGGCCTAATCGCCGGCGCAGTCCTGCTTTGGCTCGGCTATTCCTATGTCTGAGCAGGCGCCCCAGCTCGAATCGACGCTCACCTGCCCGCACTGCGGCTTCGTAGAAACAGAGATCATGCCGACCAACGCATGCCAATATTTCTACGACTGCGCCGGTTGCGGAGCGGTCCTCCGGCCGAAGCATGGTGATTGCTGCGTCTTCTGTTCATTCGGCAGCATTCCTTGCCCACCGGTCCAGCTTGAAGGCAAGAACGCGGCCTGCTGCGGGGATGCGGCGGCGCCTTTCTTGAACCGTTTGGCGGCGGAGTTAAACTCATCCGGTTGTCGTTCATGCCGCCGTTCTGATCATCAGAGCAGAGGGCATACCACCTCCTAGTCTGAGGCGCCCATCCGCCGGTGGCACCTACCGCAGCTTGCTCCGCCATGCCGGAGCACAGACCCTATCGTGACGGAAAAGCGAGCCGCATATCTAATTTGCCAAAAGCCAGTTCACATCGGTTCTCAGCAGTTCCTCGGTGGCGCCACCGACTATCCGCTCTTTCCACCGGCCTTGGGCGCGAGCGCCTGCCACCAGCAGGCCATAGCCCTCGCGTCGGGCGACCTCGGTCATCGATGCAGCCGCACCTTTGCCATTGTCGGGAATGTGGTCGTGTTGTGCGTTCATATCGCGGGCGCAAAGATAACGCTGCACGGCGCTGAGGCACTCCGGTGACGCTTCGTCGCCCACGCCTGCGATCAGGATGGTTTCGGCCCGCCGCAGGAAGGGCAAGGCTGCCCGCAAGGCGCAGCGCGACTCCCGGCAATCCTTCCAACCGAGCAGCACGCGTCGAAAGGCCTCTCGCGAGGTTGCAGTACCCAAGCGAAGAATGGAAGTGCCTGTGGCGGCAGCGAGATCGACGGGATCGGCCTGCGCCACATCGCCCTCCCTCGGCAAACTCATGATGATGAGGTCGGCCAGCAAGCCGTGCTCGCGCAGGACGACGGCAGGATCAGCAATGCTGTCGCACCAATCGGTCGTGACTGAGGAGCCTTGCGCCAAGCGATCGAATGTTGCTCGCGAAGCGCGATCGCTTGACGCATTTCTTCTTCCCGAGCCATCGATTGAAAAGGACCGCGGACGAGGGCATCAGCGAAGGACATGCCCGTAGGCCACGCTGGGCAAACGGCCACGAGGGAGCCCTTGTGCTCGTTGGCAATTTGCAATGCCGCGTCGAGACGTTGCTCGATGGGGCCATCAGGGGTTGCGTCCACAACGAGGCTGCGCACTATCTCCGCGGTCATTTTCTTCCCTCCTTTTCTCGGCTGATATTAGTTTTACTGATAACGGCGTTCGATCGCTCTGCTGGTTGCAGAATGGCGTTGCCGATGCTTTTCCAGTAGACA
This DNA window, taken from Sphingopyxis alaskensis RB2256, encodes the following:
- a CDS encoding mercuric transporter MerT family protein produces the protein MTLGGVTAAFGVAACCALPILLTTAGISAAWLGGISMATGPYRDLLLWLSALSLAGGTLLLWRMQRSADSCDSERACTPVWLRLILFIGLIAGAVLLWLGYSYV
- a CDS encoding FTR1 family protein, producing MLSPVAARAQGGEVQTVWRLLDYVAVDYAGAVSGGRVTSTTEYAEMTEFSATIRTGIAALPSKPGRARLIGEAQGLEAAIASKAAPEVVAQKARALASDLLAAYPVPLAPAKAPDPARGRALYAENCASCHGAKGDGRGPQAVGMDPPPIAFTDAERGRKRSLFALYQVIDQGLDGTAMQSFAHLPSEDRWALAAYVGGFAFKDAAAGERMWKSNAALRQRFPDLQAFTSMTPEELGRAIGQNKADAVIAYLRAKPQELSAPTPASLAVARERLAQSLAAYRAGDRRNAERLALSAYLDGFEPVEPILTARDATLMARIEGAMGEFRTAIGRGEPAEVLADKAAVIDGLFADAETVLSPDAASDVSTFIGALTILLREGLEALLIVVAMIAFLRKADRPEVLPFVHGGWIAALVAGGATWAVATYAISISGASRELTEGFGSLFAAVVLVSVGIWMHGKSHAESWQRYIREALGKALSRRSAWFLFGLAFLVVYREAFETILFFAALAAQGRGSVIAAGAATAVAVLAVVAWAMLRYSRSLPIGKFFGYSSVLIAILAVVLAGKGTAALQEAGLIDITPVAHVPRLSMLGIFPSLQPLLLQLLALAILCVGFWYNGRRHAAGTAAAE
- a CDS encoding universal stress protein; this encodes MLADLIIMSLPREGDVAQADPVDLAAATGTSILRLGTATSREAFRRVLLGWKDCRESRCALRAALPFLRRAETILIAGVGDEASPECLSAVQRYLCARDMNAQHDHIPDNGKGAAASMTEVARREGYGLLVAGARAQGRWKERIVGGATEELLRTDVNWLLAN
- a CDS encoding MerR family transcriptional regulator, encoding MIGETIAIGELSRQTGCNIETIRYYERIGLTPRASRRGRYRSYDTADIRRLRFIRRARELGFTLEEISALIGIAAAGEVSCANARGIAAAHLASVRARLLDLRRMEEVLHGVVRACDAGEHAGCPLIETLSADAG
- a CDS encoding cation transporter; protein product: MVDSDEAGGCGCTGDSARAEKDPAYRRALWIVVLLNLGFGACEIVGGFIADSQALKADALDFMGDGTITLVGLIALGWTAAARARIALVQGIFLLTLGLGVIAVALWRALTAVAPEADLMGGIGVAALVVNVASAFVLSRFREGDANVRAVWLFSRNDALANVAVIVAAALVAWTGSAWPDLTVAAVIAALFLHSAYEILRGARTELRELTQTA